In Aegilops tauschii subsp. strangulata cultivar AL8/78 chromosome 3, Aet v6.0, whole genome shotgun sequence, one genomic interval encodes:
- the LOC109750523 gene encoding uncharacterized protein produces MAPPPPPLCRLCKSRCASSLATGKLFGIYFQPSFRHAAIVPCNVRLKFNKLTGDTVIFEAPGGPYTMEVEKGRNMSQIGGDGWARFLAHMRLTGGELISFSFRAERTKLAVIYLNLVEDDEDDEDDEDDEDNEDPLDEDDENPLREAIIAQRMRLSEEEVCNLWDIIPPRDDFVGVPFVTRLTSTMVDRHEMKLPKNLSVSCGIEPDEQGSAGLRLTARGSVTTCTYRMDTDGRTHLNLVGWKRFLVGKNLRVGQAILITIRNTHRPGLRMMIIVDII; encoded by the exons atggctccaccaccaccaccactatgtcgactgtgcaagtcaaggtgcgccagcagccttgcaactggcaagctatttggcatctacttccagccgagttttcgtcatgcggcg attgtcccatgcaatgtgaggttgaaattcaacaagctgacaggagacactgtgaTATTTGAGGCTCCTGGTGGGccgtacactatggaggtcgagaaaggacgcaatatgtcgcagattggaggagatggatgggcccgtttccttgcccacatgcgtcttactggtggtgagttgatcagcttctccttcagagcagaaagaaccaagctggctgtcatttatctcaacctggtggaagatgacgaagatgatgaagatgacgaagatgatgaagataatgaggacccactcgatgaagatgatgagaacccacttcgTGAAGCCATcatagctcaaagaatgaggctaagcgaggaggaggtgtgcaacctatgggacataattccgccacgtgatgactttgtcggggtgccattcgtgacccgcctgacaagtaccatggtcgatcggcatgaaATG aaattgccaaagaacctatctgtgagttgtggtatTGAGCCTGATGAACaaggctcagctggactacgccttaccgcaaggggctccgtcaccacctgtacttaccgcATGGACACAGACGGTCGCACGCACTTAAACTtggttgggtggaagagattcctcgttggcaagaatcttcgtgttggacaagccatcctaattactatcaggaacacccaccgcccaggcttaAGGATGATGAtcatcgtcgatatcatctag